A window of the bacterium genome harbors these coding sequences:
- a CDS encoding TolC family protein: WRPAWDVGVNASWAVFDSGRTRARVAEARARADAARRGLDDLERRIRLEVTQRALELETARAAVGVAERSLVSARENRRVADERYRAGVIPSSELLDAETALLRAGLNRVSALARAEVASAALARATGR; this comes from the coding sequence TGGCGCCCGGCCTGGGACGTCGGCGTCAACGCGAGCTGGGCGGTCTTCGACTCCGGCCGGACCCGCGCGCGGGTCGCCGAGGCGCGGGCCCGCGCCGACGCGGCGCGCCGCGGGCTCGACGACCTCGAGCGGCGCATCCGGCTCGAGGTGACGCAGCGCGCGCTCGAACTCGAGACCGCGCGCGCGGCGGTCGGCGTCGCCGAGCGCTCGCTCGTCTCGGCGCGCGAGAACCGCCGCGTCGCCGACGAGCGGTACCGCGCCGGCGTGATCCCCTCGTCGGAACTACTCGACGCCGAGACGGCGCTGCTCCGCGCCGGCCTCAACCGGGTCTCCGCTCTCGCGCGCGCCGAAGTCGCCTCCGCGGCGCTGGCCCGCGCGACGG